One Pseudonocardia sediminis DNA window includes the following coding sequences:
- a CDS encoding glycoside hydrolase family 16 protein yields the protein MNADELQELIKKLLAKGVTVLVLVVGPAGQLMGVEPGDTATPPAVGGQPSTGPGTTPTTPDTGKNPAPSTGTGTTPSTGTTPSTGTGQQSPSTGTGTPATNGTAPGAGGVATVPPSGSWSEAKQGTAPGTGQNGAGSGTGGTGTGGTGTGTAPGGTGSGEGDVGDTRSGSGSGGGSGGTDAGGSTGDGDGEDAGPAGDDAGKKRSGDAPGAGAAPDAGSGDGTTNGTDSPAIGTGGGAGVSTGQGTTAAESLGWGNPVRSDDFTGGTEGWSIYDGPGHGGNGRRTPDAVSIADGVLTITGDSEGNTAGMAWNPGQKYGRWEGRVKAPASDPSYNALLLLWPDAENFPEGGEVDFMEMMDPTRQKTNIFLHYGADNSQVDGDVEIDGTQWHNWAVEWTPDHIAAFVDGKEWWKTTDTSILPPGPMHLCIQLDWFPKGDSAKESTMQVDWVKQYALDGASSGGVGEPAGSGEQAGG from the coding sequence ATGAACGCCGACGAACTCCAGGAACTGATCAAGAAGCTGCTGGCCAAGGGCGTCACCGTCCTGGTCCTGGTGGTCGGCCCGGCCGGGCAGCTGATGGGGGTGGAACCCGGCGACACCGCGACCCCGCCCGCCGTCGGCGGGCAGCCGTCGACCGGGCCGGGGACGACGCCGACCACCCCCGACACCGGGAAGAACCCCGCCCCCTCGACGGGTACCGGGACGACACCGTCCACCGGCACCACCCCGTCCACCGGGACCGGGCAGCAGAGTCCGTCCACCGGGACCGGCACCCCGGCCACGAACGGGACCGCGCCGGGTGCGGGCGGCGTCGCAACGGTTCCCCCGTCCGGCTCGTGGAGCGAGGCGAAGCAGGGCACGGCCCCCGGGACGGGACAGAACGGCGCCGGCAGCGGGACGGGCGGGACAGGGACGGGAGGGACCGGGACGGGGACCGCGCCCGGCGGGACGGGCTCCGGCGAGGGCGACGTCGGCGACACGCGTTCCGGGAGCGGGTCCGGCGGTGGTTCCGGGGGAACCGACGCCGGCGGCTCCACCGGCGACGGCGACGGCGAGGACGCGGGCCCGGCCGGAGACGACGCCGGGAAGAAGAGATCCGGCGACGCGCCCGGCGCCGGGGCCGCGCCGGATGCAGGATCGGGGGATGGCACCACGAACGGAACAGACTCCCCCGCGATTGGCACCGGCGGTGGTGCCGGCGTGAGCACCGGGCAGGGCACGACCGCGGCGGAGTCGCTGGGCTGGGGCAACCCCGTCCGCTCCGACGACTTCACCGGCGGGACCGAGGGCTGGAGCATCTACGACGGCCCCGGGCACGGCGGCAACGGCCGCCGGACCCCGGACGCCGTCAGCATCGCCGACGGGGTCCTGACGATCACCGGGGACTCGGAGGGCAACACCGCAGGCATGGCCTGGAACCCCGGCCAGAAGTACGGCCGCTGGGAGGGGCGGGTGAAGGCGCCGGCGTCGGACCCGTCGTACAACGCCCTGCTGTTGCTCTGGCCGGACGCGGAGAACTTCCCCGAGGGCGGTGAGGTCGACTTCATGGAGATGATGGACCCGACCCGTCAGAAGACGAACATCTTCCTGCACTACGGCGCGGACAACTCCCAGGTCGACGGTGACGTCGAGATCGACGGCACGCAGTGGCACAACTGGGCCGTCGAGTGGACCCCGGACCACATCGCCGCGTTCGTCGACGGCAAGGAGTGGTGGAAGACCACCGACACCTCGATCCTGCCGCCGGGCCCGATGCACCTGTGCATCCAGCTGGACTGGTTTCCCAAGGGGGACAGCGCGAAGGAGTCGACGATGCAGGTCGACTGGGTCAAGCAGTACGCCCTCGACGGCGCGTCCTCGGGCGGCGTCGGGGAACCGGCCGGGAGCGGGGAGCAGGCCGGCGGCTGA
- a CDS encoding glutamate--cysteine ligase encodes MGQVVDRTTFTRRDRQRYRIKVQRCLDTLEEMLREYPFADSEPMTGVEIEFNLVDGDLAPSLNGRDVLETINAEEFQTELGRWNLELNLPPRPLPGDEWRLLEHELLDLLAGAGAKAGDLRTQLVMIGILPTLRTDHMVAESITPDDRYRALNDQMLNARGEPIRIDITGNGGSERVAEDFETIIPEAACTSLQLHLQVAPADFGKYWNAAQCLAGVQLGLGANSPFLMGSNLWAETRIPLFEQSCDVRTPELRNQGVRPRVWFGERWIDSVLDLFAENARYFPALMPVTSEIDPMTQLREHGAPALPELTLHNGTIWRWNRPIYDVSGSEPHVRLENRVLPAGPTTVDMVANALFFYGLLRTLVEAEQPLWKTVSFEAAAENFTTAAKHGMNAPLYWPGTGWIRPDELALRKLLPLAHEGLARWGVSGAVCDRYLTVLERRCVTRQTGSSWQVDTVAALEERGLDRPKALYGMVERYVAASAANVPVHTWEIPD; translated from the coding sequence ATGGGTCAGGTCGTCGACCGGACAACGTTCACGCGTCGCGACCGACAGCGATACCGCATCAAGGTCCAGCGCTGCCTGGACACGCTCGAGGAGATGCTGCGGGAGTACCCCTTCGCCGACTCCGAGCCGATGACGGGCGTGGAGATCGAGTTCAACCTCGTCGACGGCGATCTCGCCCCGTCGCTGAACGGCCGCGACGTCCTGGAGACGATCAACGCCGAGGAGTTCCAGACCGAGCTCGGCCGCTGGAACCTGGAGCTGAACCTGCCGCCGCGGCCGCTGCCCGGCGACGAGTGGCGTCTCCTCGAGCACGAGCTCCTGGACCTGCTCGCCGGCGCCGGGGCGAAGGCCGGCGACCTGCGCACCCAGCTGGTCATGATCGGGATTCTGCCGACGCTGCGGACCGACCACATGGTCGCCGAGTCGATCACCCCGGACGACCGCTACCGGGCACTGAACGACCAGATGCTCAACGCCCGCGGCGAGCCGATCCGGATCGACATCACCGGCAACGGCGGCTCCGAACGCGTCGCCGAGGACTTCGAGACGATCATCCCGGAGGCCGCCTGCACGTCGCTGCAGCTGCACCTGCAGGTCGCCCCGGCCGACTTCGGCAAGTACTGGAACGCGGCGCAGTGCCTCGCCGGGGTGCAGCTCGGGCTGGGGGCGAACTCGCCGTTCCTGATGGGGTCGAACCTGTGGGCCGAGACCCGGATCCCGCTGTTCGAGCAGTCCTGCGACGTCCGCACACCGGAACTGCGCAACCAGGGCGTCCGACCGCGGGTGTGGTTCGGCGAGCGGTGGATCGACTCGGTGCTCGACCTGTTCGCCGAGAACGCCCGCTACTTCCCGGCGCTCATGCCGGTGACCAGCGAGATCGACCCGATGACGCAGCTGCGCGAGCACGGCGCCCCGGCGCTGCCCGAGCTGACGCTGCACAACGGCACGATCTGGCGCTGGAACCGGCCGATCTACGACGTCTCGGGCTCCGAGCCGCACGTCCGCCTGGAGAACCGGGTGCTCCCGGCCGGGCCGACGACCGTCGACATGGTCGCGAACGCCCTGTTCTTCTACGGTCTGCTGCGCACCCTGGTCGAGGCCGAACAGCCGCTGTGGAAGACGGTGTCGTTCGAGGCCGCCGCGGAGAACTTCACGACCGCCGCCAAGCACGGCATGAACGCGCCGCTGTACTGGCCGGGCACCGGGTGGATCCGTCCGGACGAGCTCGCGCTGCGCAAGCTGCTGCCGCTCGCGCACGAGGGCCTGGCTCGCTGGGGCGTGAGCGGTGCCGTCTGCGACCGCTATCTGACGGTGCTCGAGCGCCGCTGCGTCACGCGGCAGACGGGCTCGTCGTGGCAGGTCGACACGGTCGCCGCGCTCGAGGAGCGCGGCCTGGACCGGCCGAAGGCGCTCTACGGGATGGTCGAGCGCTACGTCGCCGCGTCCGCGGCCAACGTTCCGGTGCACACGTGGGAGATCCCGGACTGA
- a CDS encoding TrmH family RNA methyltransferase, with protein sequence MAILTPVARADDPRLDDYRDLTTADRRPDRPGGRGLVIAEGVVVVRRLLDSPYPIRSLLGVPRRLDELSGDLERVDVPAYATDADVMAEAVGFHLNRGVLAVADRADVPDPAQLAARARVLAVCEGVGDHENLGSLFRNAAALGVDGILLGPYCSDPLYRRSVRVSMGHVLRVPFAPLPGPWPASLSLLRDAGLTVAALTPDPGAVPLARAGLSGRRTALLLGAEGPGLTDEALAAADVRVRIPMSTGVDSLNVATAAAVAFHAITGDD encoded by the coding sequence GTGGCCATTCTCACCCCCGTGGCGCGGGCCGACGACCCGCGCCTGGACGACTACCGCGACCTCACGACCGCCGACCGGCGTCCCGACCGGCCGGGCGGCCGCGGTCTCGTGATCGCGGAGGGTGTCGTCGTGGTGCGGCGGCTGCTCGACTCGCCGTACCCGATCCGGTCGCTGCTCGGGGTCCCGCGACGCCTGGACGAGCTCTCCGGCGACCTCGAGCGGGTCGACGTCCCGGCCTACGCCACCGACGCCGACGTGATGGCCGAGGCCGTCGGGTTCCACCTCAACCGCGGGGTACTGGCCGTCGCCGACCGCGCCGACGTCCCGGACCCGGCACAGCTGGCCGCCCGGGCCCGCGTGCTGGCCGTCTGCGAGGGGGTCGGTGACCACGAGAACCTGGGATCGCTGTTCCGGAACGCGGCAGCGCTCGGCGTCGACGGGATCCTGCTCGGGCCCTACTGCTCGGACCCGCTCTACCGGCGCAGCGTCCGGGTCTCGATGGGGCACGTACTGCGGGTGCCGTTCGCGCCCCTGCCCGGGCCGTGGCCCGCATCGCTGTCCCTGCTGCGCGACGCCGGCCTGACGGTCGCCGCCCTCACTCCCGACCCGGGCGCCGTCCCGCTGGCCCGAGCGGGCCTCTCCGGGCGTCGTACGGCCCTCCTGCTGGGCGCCGAGGGACCCGGGTTGACCGACGAGGCCCTCGCCGCCGCGGACGTCCGCGTCCGGATCCCGATGTCCACCGGTGTCGACTCGCTCAACGTCGCCACCGCCGCCGCGGTCGCCTTCCACGCGATCACCGGCGACGACTGA
- the sepH gene encoding septation protein SepH, with translation MRALRVVGVTGDGAVVLEDPGRRERYTVQADEQLRAAARGDVTRLGQIAIELESQLRPREIQARIRGGASVEQVAAAAGVPVQKIERFAYPVLLERSRTAELAQGAHPQRTDGPDVRTLGETVAYTFGLRGQDYVEAAWDSWKGDDGKWVVALSWHAGHSDNAAHWAFQPGANGGTVVALDEHASDLVEGLPARPLRPLGPVIDIARDEEPEPAPTPEHVRAAAGEARASGDPRPARGGIAPEQRRSSPPAPTHGSRQRETEEQTEQTARGASAYAGSPIPSRPAETSRPAEPSRSVETSRPAEPPRPTEPSRPAESSRPAESQSAESSRPAESSRPAESSRPAAQERPPRADGIPVADRAEIPAASAAPAPGESPAETASSSAPAEPAAPATPPWEKEPAAIRSGTTEPGTTGSTAVSEPAASVAPADEEAAADTPGETAEAEAAKPAPGARPAARPRTKKGKPVMPSWDEVLLGVRGQR, from the coding sequence ATGCGCGCGTTGCGGGTCGTCGGGGTGACCGGGGACGGTGCCGTCGTCCTCGAGGACCCGGGCCGTCGCGAGCGCTACACCGTGCAGGCCGACGAGCAGCTGCGCGCTGCCGCCCGGGGTGACGTGACCCGGCTCGGCCAGATCGCGATCGAGTTGGAGAGTCAGTTGCGCCCACGGGAGATCCAGGCACGCATCCGGGGCGGTGCCTCGGTCGAGCAGGTCGCCGCAGCCGCCGGGGTGCCGGTCCAGAAGATCGAGCGGTTCGCCTACCCGGTGCTGCTGGAACGCTCCCGCACCGCGGAGCTCGCCCAGGGCGCCCACCCGCAGCGCACCGACGGCCCCGACGTCCGGACGCTCGGAGAGACCGTCGCCTACACGTTCGGCCTGCGCGGGCAGGACTACGTCGAGGCCGCCTGGGACTCCTGGAAGGGCGACGACGGCAAGTGGGTCGTCGCGCTGTCCTGGCACGCCGGGCACTCGGACAACGCCGCGCACTGGGCCTTCCAGCCCGGCGCGAACGGCGGGACCGTCGTCGCGCTCGACGAGCACGCCAGCGACCTGGTCGAGGGTCTGCCGGCCCGCCCGCTCCGCCCGCTCGGCCCGGTGATCGACATCGCCCGGGACGAGGAGCCGGAGCCCGCCCCGACGCCCGAGCACGTCCGGGCCGCCGCCGGGGAGGCCCGCGCGTCGGGTGACCCGCGCCCCGCTCGTGGCGGGATCGCCCCGGAGCAGCGCCGGTCCAGCCCGCCGGCCCCGACCCACGGCTCGCGTCAGCGCGAGACCGAGGAGCAGACCGAGCAGACCGCCCGCGGTGCGAGCGCCTACGCCGGGTCGCCGATCCCGTCGCGTCCGGCCGAGACATCCCGCCCGGCCGAGCCGTCGCGTTCGGTCGAGACCTCGCGGCCTGCCGAGCCGCCGCGCCCGACCGAGCCCTCGCGGCCTGCCGAGTCGTCCCGCCCCGCCGAATCGCAGTCCGCCGAGTCGTCGCGTCCGGCTGAGTCGTCGCGTCCCGCCGAGTCGTCGCGTCCCGCGGCGCAGGAACGTCCACCCCGGGCCGACGGCATACCGGTGGCCGACCGGGCGGAGATCCCGGCCGCGTCCGCGGCGCCCGCTCCTGGCGAGTCACCGGCCGAGACGGCGTCCTCATCCGCTCCCGCCGAGCCGGCTGCCCCCGCGACGCCGCCGTGGGAGAAGGAGCCCGCCGCGATCAGGTCCGGCACGACCGAGCCCGGCACGACCGGGTCCACCGCCGTGTCCGAGCCCGCCGCGTCCGTCGCTCCCGCCGACGAGGAGGCCGCCGCCGACACGCCGGGCGAGACCGCCGAGGCCGAGGCCGCCAAGCCTGCGCCGGGCGCGCGCCCGGCCGCCCGGCCGCGGACCAAGAAGGGCAAGCCGGTCATGCCGTCCTGGGACGAGGTCCTGCTCGGGGTCCGCGGACAGCGCTGA
- the serC gene encoding phosphoserine transaminase — translation MRAATLEAVTSIPTDLKIPADLLPSDGRFGCGPSKVRPEQLAALAASGSSLLGTSHRQKPVKSLVGRVRSGLSELFSLPDGYEVVLGNGGSTAFWDAAAFGLVRERSLHLTYGEFSAKFAESTKGAPFLADPIVVSADAGSAPEPATDPSADVLAWAHNETSTGVSVPVVRPEGATADQLVTIDATSGAGGLPVDLNQADVYYFAPQKGFASDGGLWIALMSPAALERVAELGASDRWIPPFLSLTTAVDNSGKDQTYNTPAVATLFLLAEQVDWMNGLGGLDGCVARTRDSSDRLYGWADKSTFATPFVSEPAHRSQVVGTIDFDDAVDAAAIAKVLRANGVVDTEPYRKLGRNQLRVGMFPAVEPDDVSALISCIDWVVEQLG, via the coding sequence ATGCGGGCTGCAACACTGGAGGCCGTGACCTCGATCCCCACCGATCTGAAGATCCCCGCCGATCTCCTGCCGTCGGACGGCCGCTTCGGCTGCGGACCGTCCAAGGTCCGCCCCGAGCAGCTGGCCGCCCTGGCCGCCTCCGGTTCGTCGCTGCTGGGCACCTCGCACCGGCAGAAGCCGGTGAAGTCGCTGGTCGGGCGTGTCCGCTCCGGTCTGTCCGAGCTGTTCTCGCTGCCCGACGGCTACGAGGTCGTGCTGGGCAACGGCGGTTCGACGGCGTTCTGGGACGCCGCCGCCTTCGGTCTCGTCCGCGAGCGCTCGCTGCACCTGACCTACGGCGAGTTCTCCGCCAAGTTCGCCGAGAGCACGAAGGGTGCGCCGTTCCTGGCCGACCCGATCGTGGTCTCCGCGGACGCCGGCAGCGCGCCGGAGCCGGCCACGGACCCCTCGGCCGACGTCCTGGCCTGGGCGCACAACGAGACCTCGACCGGCGTCTCGGTGCCGGTCGTCCGGCCCGAGGGCGCGACCGCGGACCAGCTCGTCACGATCGACGCGACGTCCGGCGCGGGCGGCCTCCCGGTCGACCTGAACCAGGCCGACGTCTACTACTTCGCCCCGCAGAAGGGCTTCGCCTCCGACGGCGGCCTGTGGATCGCGCTGATGAGCCCGGCCGCGCTGGAGCGCGTCGCCGAGCTGGGCGCCTCCGACCGCTGGATCCCGCCGTTCCTGTCGCTGACCACCGCGGTGGACAACTCCGGCAAGGACCAGACCTACAACACCCCGGCGGTGGCCACCCTGTTCCTGCTCGCCGAGCAGGTCGACTGGATGAACGGCCTGGGCGGGCTCGACGGCTGCGTGGCACGCACCCGCGACTCCTCGGACCGGCTCTACGGCTGGGCCGACAAGAGCACCTTCGCCACGCCGTTCGTCTCCGAGCCGGCGCACCGCAGCCAGGTGGTCGGCACCATCGACTTCGACGACGCGGTGGACGCCGCCGCGATCGCGAAGGTCCTCCGCGCGAATGGCGTCGTGGACACCGAGCCGTACCGCAAGCTGGGCCGCAACCAGCTGCGGGTCGGGATGTTCCCGGCCGTCGAGCCGGACGACGTCTCGGCGCTGATCTCCTGCATCGACTGGGTGGTCGAGCAGCTGGGCTGA
- a CDS encoding GlxA family transcriptional regulator, translating to MADDRTRAHRVAVLASPEVIAFELAIPGRILGGALDDDGRALYDVRVASLDGGPVRTSDGWAVQPEHGPEAFTDAGTLVVPASRGTATIRDGEPDPAVAALLRDANGRARVMSICTGAFALAAAGLLDGRPATTHWLFTNRFRRLFPQVRLNPDVLFVDDGDVLTSAGNAAGIDLCLHLIRRDHGAEVAASVARRNVVAPWREGGQSQFVERPVPHEEGPGTAAARAWALQNLDRPLTLAELAEGASMSERTFTRRFRAETGLSPSRWLAARRVELARRLLETTDLPVDRLAARAGFGSPASMRMHLGAEIGMSPLAYRRAHRAPADG from the coding sequence ATGGCCGACGACCGGACACGTGCCCATCGGGTCGCCGTGCTGGCCTCGCCGGAGGTCATCGCGTTCGAGCTCGCCATCCCGGGCCGGATCCTCGGCGGTGCCCTGGACGACGACGGACGCGCGCTCTACGACGTGCGGGTGGCCTCGCTCGACGGTGGACCGGTCCGGACCTCCGACGGCTGGGCGGTGCAGCCCGAGCACGGCCCGGAGGCGTTCACCGACGCCGGCACCCTGGTCGTGCCCGCGTCCCGCGGCACCGCGACGATCCGCGACGGCGAGCCGGATCCCGCGGTCGCCGCGCTGCTGCGCGACGCGAACGGACGGGCCCGGGTGATGTCGATCTGCACCGGGGCGTTCGCCCTCGCCGCGGCCGGCCTTCTCGACGGGCGCCCGGCCACCACGCACTGGCTGTTCACCAACCGCTTCCGGCGACTGTTCCCGCAGGTCCGGCTGAACCCCGACGTGCTGTTCGTGGACGACGGCGACGTCCTCACCTCGGCCGGCAACGCAGCCGGTATCGACCTGTGCCTGCACCTGATCCGCCGTGACCACGGGGCCGAGGTGGCCGCGTCGGTGGCGCGGCGCAACGTCGTCGCGCCATGGCGGGAGGGCGGGCAGTCGCAGTTCGTGGAGCGCCCGGTCCCGCACGAGGAGGGCCCGGGGACCGCGGCCGCGCGCGCCTGGGCGTTGCAGAACCTCGACCGGCCCCTGACCCTGGCGGAGCTGGCCGAAGGGGCGTCGATGAGCGAGCGCACGTTCACCCGCCGGTTCCGTGCCGAGACCGGGCTCAGCCCGTCGCGCTGGCTCGCCGCACGACGGGTCGAGCTGGCACGACGGCTGCTGGAGACCACCGATCTCCCCGTGGACCGGCTCGCCGCCCGGGCGGGGTTCGGCAGCCCGGCGTCGATGCGGATGCACCTGGGCGCCGAGATCGGGATGTCGCCGCTGGCCTATCGGCGCGCGCACCGGGCCCCGGCGGACGGCTGA
- a CDS encoding MFS transporter encodes MSDLRDPAPADVPARRRRIHPAWWAAGATFLALLGAAGFRSTPGVMVEPLNAEFGWSIGAISFALSVNLALFGLTAPFAAALMERFGVRRVVSGALVMVAVGSGLTVFMTSVWQLVLLWGVVVGLGTGSMAMALVATVVGRWFVARRGLVSGILTAATATGQLIFLPVIAAIVTTDGWRPAALTISAAALLVVPVVLLMLRDRPSDVGVLPYGGTAEDVVAAPPRSGVAVMAVRALGSALRVRTFWLLVGGFFVCGATTAGLIQSHFVPAAHDHGMPATTAASLLAVVGIFDLVGTVASGWLTDRYDPRILLAVYYGLRAVSLALLPPLFGSDLNASMFAFVIFYGLDWVATVPPTLALCREVFGPSAPMVFGWIFASHQLGAAFAALVAGLVRDALGSYDAAWFGGAVLCVVAAGLSIAIRKTPRPAPVIG; translated from the coding sequence GTGAGCGACCTCCGTGACCCCGCGCCCGCCGACGTGCCCGCCCGCCGCCGGCGGATCCACCCGGCGTGGTGGGCGGCGGGCGCGACGTTCCTCGCGCTGCTCGGCGCGGCCGGGTTCCGGTCGACGCCGGGGGTGATGGTCGAGCCGTTGAACGCGGAGTTCGGCTGGTCGATCGGGGCGATCTCGTTCGCGCTGTCGGTCAACCTGGCCCTGTTCGGGCTGACCGCGCCGTTCGCGGCCGCGCTGATGGAGCGCTTCGGTGTGCGACGGGTGGTGAGCGGCGCGCTCGTGATGGTCGCGGTCGGCAGCGGGCTCACCGTGTTCATGACGTCGGTCTGGCAGCTCGTCCTGCTGTGGGGCGTCGTCGTCGGCCTCGGCACCGGGTCGATGGCGATGGCGCTGGTGGCGACCGTCGTCGGGCGCTGGTTCGTCGCCCGGCGCGGTCTGGTCTCCGGGATCCTCACCGCGGCGACCGCGACCGGGCAGCTGATCTTCCTCCCGGTGATCGCCGCGATCGTCACGACCGACGGCTGGCGCCCGGCCGCGCTCACGATCTCCGCCGCGGCGCTCCTCGTCGTCCCGGTGGTGCTGCTGATGCTGCGCGACCGCCCGTCCGACGTCGGGGTGCTGCCCTACGGGGGCACCGCCGAGGACGTCGTCGCCGCCCCGCCCCGCAGCGGGGTCGCGGTGATGGCGGTCCGGGCGCTGGGCTCCGCGCTCCGGGTGCGCACGTTCTGGCTGCTCGTCGGCGGGTTCTTCGTCTGCGGCGCGACGACGGCCGGGCTGATCCAGTCGCACTTCGTCCCGGCCGCGCACGACCACGGCATGCCGGCGACGACGGCCGCGAGCCTGCTCGCCGTCGTCGGGATCTTCGACCTGGTCGGGACGGTCGCGTCCGGGTGGCTGACCGACCGCTACGACCCGCGGATCCTGCTGGCCGTCTACTACGGACTGCGCGCGGTCTCGCTGGCGCTGCTCCCGCCGCTGTTCGGCTCGGACCTCAACGCCAGCATGTTCGCCTTCGTCATCTTCTACGGCCTGGACTGGGTGGCGACCGTCCCGCCGACCCTGGCGCTGTGCCGGGAGGTCTTCGGGCCGTCCGCGCCGATGGTGTTCGGCTGGATCTTCGCCTCGCACCAGCTCGGTGCGGCGTTCGCGGCCCTGGTCGCCGGGCTGGTGCGCGACGCGCTGGGCAGCTACGACGCCGCCTGGTTCGGCGGGGCGGTGCTGTGCGTGGTGGCCGCGGGCCTCTCGATCGCGATCCGGAAGACCCCGCGCCCGGCGCCCGTCATCGGGTGA
- a CDS encoding cupredoxin domain-containing protein, translating into MLADSWTSPITTTSGTWRGLLMFCAGAMLVATAALQAVGRFVGFPSLVVVGLAMLVGLALLAIRQAFLIVTVLAVLVGSTLYLTPAVDQTRPGDLRVARERTGWGLFTDRAGRVMTPAVLTAEPGPVAIAVTNTDPLVGATFDIDELDVHVRIAPGSSVRVVVDAPPGRYRFSDDTFLAEGVLEVR; encoded by the coding sequence ATGCTCGCCGACAGCTGGACCAGTCCGATCACCACCACCTCCGGGACCTGGCGTGGGCTGCTGATGTTCTGCGCCGGCGCGATGCTCGTCGCGACCGCCGCCCTGCAGGCGGTGGGTCGCTTCGTCGGGTTCCCGTCGCTGGTCGTCGTCGGTCTCGCGATGCTGGTCGGGCTCGCCCTGCTCGCGATCCGGCAGGCGTTCCTGATCGTCACGGTGCTCGCGGTCCTGGTGGGCAGCACGCTCTACCTGACTCCGGCCGTCGACCAGACCCGGCCCGGTGACCTGCGGGTGGCCCGGGAACGGACGGGGTGGGGACTGTTCACCGACCGGGCCGGACGGGTGATGACCCCCGCCGTCCTCACCGCGGAGCCCGGCCCGGTCGCGATCGCGGTCACCAACACCGACCCGCTCGTCGGGGCGACGTTCGACATCGACGAGCTGGACGTGCACGTCCGCATCGCGCCGGGGAGCTCGGTCCGCGTCGTGGTCGACGCCCCGCCCGGGCGGTACCGCTTCTCCGACGACACGTTCCTCGCCGAGGGGGTGCTGGAGGTGCGCTGA
- a CDS encoding SMP-30/gluconolactonase/LRE family protein, producing the protein MTVTADDLKRIGSDLNRPESVLATAAGDLYTSNADGGVSHIRPDGGQTRYLGTTADLPDGLHPNGIALEADGSFLIAHLGQGEREGGVFRLQRDGQLTPELREVDGVALPPTNHVTRDHRGRLWITVSTTVHPRDTDFTADAKSGFVVFDDGRGPRIVADGLGYTNECLPSPDGRWLYVNETFTKRLSRFPLSESGEPGPKEVLAEFGPGEFPDGLALDVDGGVWEACVVSNRVIRVLPDGTKETWLNTADRGHVEGVEEAWLSGRMRAAHIGGRGGFSPLGQVSSLAFAGPKRRTLVLGSLRNPYLVSAPAPVAGVEPPHWNVTA; encoded by the coding sequence GTGACGGTGACCGCCGACGACCTGAAGCGCATCGGGAGCGATCTCAATCGGCCCGAGTCCGTCTTGGCCACGGCGGCCGGGGACCTCTACACCAGCAACGCCGACGGCGGCGTCAGCCACATCCGCCCCGACGGCGGCCAGACCCGCTACCTCGGTACGACGGCCGACCTGCCCGACGGGCTGCACCCGAACGGGATCGCGCTGGAGGCCGACGGCTCGTTCCTGATCGCCCACCTCGGGCAGGGTGAGCGGGAGGGCGGGGTGTTCCGGCTGCAGCGCGACGGGCAGCTGACGCCGGAGCTGCGCGAGGTCGACGGCGTCGCACTGCCCCCGACCAACCACGTCACCCGGGACCACCGGGGGCGCCTGTGGATCACCGTGTCCACCACGGTGCACCCGCGCGACACCGACTTCACCGCGGACGCGAAGAGCGGCTTCGTGGTGTTCGACGACGGCCGCGGCCCGCGGATCGTCGCCGACGGGCTGGGCTACACCAACGAGTGCCTCCCGTCCCCGGACGGACGCTGGCTCTACGTGAACGAGACGTTCACCAAGCGGCTCTCCCGCTTCCCGCTCTCGGAGTCCGGCGAGCCCGGGCCCAAGGAGGTCCTCGCCGAGTTCGGGCCCGGCGAGTTCCCGGACGGCCTCGCGCTCGACGTCGACGGCGGGGTCTGGGAGGCGTGCGTCGTCTCCAACCGGGTGATCCGGGTCCTCCCCGACGGCACGAAGGAGACCTGGCTGAACACCGCCGACCGCGGGCACGTCGAGGGCGTGGAGGAGGCCTGGCTGTCCGGGCGGATGCGCGCCGCGCACATCGGCGGGCGCGGCGGGTTCTCCCCGCTCGGCCAGGTGTCGTCGCTGGCCTTCGCCGGTCCGAAGCGCCGGACGCTCGTGCTCGGCTCCCTGCGCAACCCGTACCTGGTCTCCGCCCCGGCCCCGGTCGCCGGCGTGGAGCCGCCGCACTGGAACGTCACGGCCTGA